From the genome of Candidatus Cloacimonadota bacterium, one region includes:
- a CDS encoding YjjG family noncanonical pyrimidine nucleotidase codes for MKQNYSTLLFDADGTLFNYEDSERQALLKTFEHFSIIRDEEDVITGYRLINHELWKKFESGIISLPALRTERFSRLFDSLELQFDPHEFGEIYVQYLGEGKKLLPDAWEIVEKLSASFDLALITNGIAEVQHRRLKASGLIKFFPVVVISEEIGFPKPDPMFFKIALQKLDNLPKENLLIIGDSLTSDIAGGNLSGIDTCWFNPESKKNDTQYIPTYEIKKLTELVTLFSYD; via the coding sequence ATGAAACAAAATTATTCGACCCTATTATTTGATGCCGATGGTACACTTTTTAATTATGAAGATTCAGAACGACAGGCATTATTAAAAACCTTTGAACATTTCTCTATTATTCGGGATGAAGAAGATGTCATCACCGGTTACCGTCTGATCAATCATGAGCTCTGGAAGAAATTCGAATCAGGAATAATATCACTACCCGCATTGCGAACTGAAAGATTCTCCAGACTCTTTGATTCGCTGGAACTGCAATTTGATCCTCATGAATTTGGAGAAATATATGTGCAATATCTTGGAGAAGGTAAGAAATTATTACCGGATGCATGGGAAATAGTAGAAAAACTTTCTGCCAGCTTTGATCTGGCTTTGATCACCAATGGCATCGCTGAAGTGCAGCATCGTCGACTAAAAGCTTCAGGACTTATAAAATTCTTTCCTGTGGTTGTGATATCAGAAGAGATTGGTTTTCCGAAACCTGATCCTATGTTCTTCAAGATTGCTCTGCAGAAATTAGATAATCTCCCTAAAGAGAATCTATTGATTATCGGGGACAGTTTAACCAGTGATATTGCAGGGGGGAATCTATCCGGTATTGATACTTGCTGGTTTAATCCCGAAAGCAAGAAAAATGACACCCAGTATATCCCAACTTATGAGATCAAAAAGCTCACAGAACTTGTAACCCTCTTTTCTTATGATTAA
- a CDS encoding DUF3795 domain-containing protein, translating to MKKFTSACGLDCHSCECYEATQSRDLEKKRIVARKWSKEYEAALTTDDINCGGCMSNGSHFSWCNKCPIRNCVIKKKYQSCAECNDFPCQTTEFLYQAVPEAQKNIERLRSL from the coding sequence ATGAAGAAATTTACCTCTGCTTGTGGCTTAGATTGCCATTCTTGTGAATGTTATGAAGCAACTCAATCGAGAGATTTAGAAAAAAAGAGAATTGTTGCCAGAAAATGGTCGAAAGAGTATGAAGCTGCTTTGACGACTGATGATATTAACTGTGGTGGTTGCATGTCAAATGGAAGTCATTTCAGTTGGTGTAATAAATGTCCGATCCGTAACTGTGTAATCAAAAAGAAATATCAAAGCTGTGCCGAATGCAATGATTTCCCTTGTCAGACGACAGAATTTCTTTATCAGGCAGTTCCTGAAGCACAGAAAAACATCGAAAGATTGAGGTCTCTATGA